One Paraglaciecola mesophila genomic region harbors:
- the lptG gene encoding LPS export ABC transporter permease LptG, which translates to MIRILDWYIARTLLSTTAMSLGVLVGLSALIKFIEQMKSVGRGSYDMTVAAVYVFLSLPRELEQFFPMATLIGGLIGMGILASNSELVVMQSAGQSRWNIIISAMKSAILMVLFVMVIGEWVAPVSETKAKEIRTQAISGGSLFSSDRLVWAKDGDNFVSIGEVVDKNTLRDVSIYEFDNDLYLRKITTAETANYQSDSWGLSHVQSTEFSDNRIQVEDAADGAWSSSLTPDKLGVVTVKPEALSIRGLIDYVNYLENNSQNSERYRLALWRKVLQPISVGVMLLMALSFIFGPLRSVTMGARVIMGVLTGFGFFVSNEVFGSLSTVYHIPPFIGAILPSIVFTGISIHLLRR; encoded by the coding sequence ATGATTAGAATTCTTGATTGGTATATTGCTCGCACGTTATTAAGCACCACCGCCATGAGTTTAGGGGTTCTTGTTGGTCTTAGCGCACTAATAAAATTCATTGAACAAATGAAAAGCGTTGGCCGAGGCAGCTACGACATGACGGTGGCGGCTGTGTATGTCTTTTTAAGTTTACCCCGTGAGTTAGAACAGTTTTTCCCGATGGCCACCTTGATAGGCGGCTTAATTGGTATGGGAATACTTGCCAGTAACAGTGAGTTAGTGGTGATGCAATCCGCCGGGCAAAGCCGCTGGAATATTATTATTTCCGCCATGAAATCCGCTATTTTAATGGTGCTTTTTGTGATGGTCATTGGCGAATGGGTCGCACCGGTTAGTGAAACCAAAGCCAAAGAAATACGCACCCAAGCTATATCCGGAGGGAGTTTGTTTTCCTCAGACAGATTGGTATGGGCAAAAGACGGTGATAATTTTGTCAGTATTGGCGAGGTCGTTGATAAAAATACCTTGCGAGATGTAAGTATTTACGAGTTCGATAATGACCTGTATTTGCGCAAAATCACTACTGCAGAGACGGCTAACTATCAAAGTGACTCATGGGGGTTAAGCCATGTGCAATCTACCGAGTTCTCTGATAACCGCATTCAGGTTGAAGACGCTGCTGATGGCGCATGGTCCTCATCGTTAACACCGGATAAATTAGGTGTGGTCACAGTGAAGCCTGAAGCATTGTCGATCCGAGGATTAATCGATTATGTTAATTATCTAGAAAATAACAGTCAAAATTCAGAGCGTTATCGTTTGGCGCTGTGGCGTAAGGTGCTGCAACCTATTTCGGTGGGCGTTATGCTGTTGATGGCACTGTCGTTTATTTTTGGCCCACTGCGCAGTGTGACCATGGGGGCAAGGGTGATCATGGGGGTGCTGACAGGGTTTGGCTTTTTCGTCAGTAATGAAGTATTTGGCTCACTAAGTACGGTTTATCACATACCGCCTTTTATCGGAGCAATCTTACCCAGCATTGTGTTCACCGGT